The proteins below come from a single Nostoc sp. KVJ3 genomic window:
- a CDS encoding response regulator has translation MIKVLVIEDEQLTREILIDCLETEGFQIISAKNGRIGVQKAHEHLPDLAICDVMMPELDGYGVLKTLHQNPTTAIIPFIFLTGKSTQAEVRQGMALGANDYLIKPFTPEELLGAIAAQLKKQAILKQWFALESQRVLELSADEIDEFTNFSSLFASCPQLKKIFNFIETHYHESISSRDVAKYLGFSSAYLTGLVRNQTGETLNRWIVRRRVTAARTLLLKTDQSIQQIAMALGYRSINHFFRQFRQYYGTTPQAWRKVNRRGYVWESN, from the coding sequence ATGATCAAAGTATTAGTCATCGAAGATGAGCAATTAACCAGAGAAATCTTGATAGATTGTTTGGAAACAGAAGGATTTCAAATAATCAGTGCTAAGAATGGTCGAATTGGTGTCCAAAAGGCACATGAACATCTGCCCGATTTAGCAATCTGCGACGTGATGATGCCAGAACTAGATGGTTATGGAGTTCTGAAGACACTACACCAAAATCCTACCACTGCCATTATTCCTTTTATTTTCTTGACTGGGAAAAGTACCCAAGCAGAGGTTAGGCAAGGTATGGCACTGGGGGCGAATGACTATCTGATCAAGCCTTTTACTCCAGAAGAATTACTAGGAGCGATCGCAGCCCAACTGAAAAAACAGGCAATTCTCAAGCAATGGTTTGCCTTAGAATCCCAGCGAGTTTTGGAGTTGTCAGCCGATGAAATAGATGAATTCACAAATTTTTCTTCGCTTTTTGCTTCTTGTCCTCAGCTAAAAAAGATATTTAACTTTATTGAAACTCATTATCACGAGTCAATTAGCTCGCGTGATGTAGCAAAATATCTGGGTTTCTCTTCCGCATATTTGACTGGGTTAGTCCGAAATCAAACCGGAGAAACCCTAAATCGCTGGATTGTTAGGCGGCGAGTAACAGCCGCACGCACTTTGCTGTTGAAAACCGATCAGTCAATACAACAGATTGCTATGGCATTAGGCTATCGCAGTATCAATCATTTCTTTCGTCAGTTTCGGCAATATTATGGAACTACTCCCCAGGCTTGGCGTAAAGTAAATCGCAGAGGATATGTCTGGGAGTCAAACTAA
- a CDS encoding ABC transporter ATP-binding protein/permease, which yields MPTQVVQAQPSTNAFFGFIQFWKDVKAVAQPYWYPNEPGDRAFSDVIRSWGMLILLILLIIALVGANVFNSFINRYLLDIIIEEKDLSKFSDALLVYGSVLVLVTLLVGFSKLVRKKIALDWYQWLNNKIFSKYLNSRAYYKINFKSNIDNPDQRLSQEIEPIASNALSFSATLLEKILEMTAFLLVLWSISQSVALILVTYTVIGNLIAVYLTQELNKINREELEAKADYTYCLSHFRTHAESIAFFRGEKQESNIIGRRFNNLIKNAKRKIDWERNNEIFNRGYKSVIQIFPYIVFGPLEIKGEIEFGEISQASICCYFFANALGDLINEFGNSGRFSSYVERLSEFSDALEEVTKQPEKVSSIKTIEENHLAFENVTLQTPNYEQVIVENLSLDVRPGEGLLIVGPSGRGKSSLLRAIAGLWNAGTGRLVRPPLEEVLFLPQRPYIILGTLREQLLYPNTNRQMTDAELKEVLQQVNLQNLLHRVDDFDTEVPWENILSLGEQQRLAFARLLVTRPSFTILDEATSALDLKNEGSLYQQLQETKTTFISVGHRESLFDYHQWVLELSQDSSWQLVTVQDYRNQKAIAHNPPKIAHIIIDDFPNNESQSQLEILTEKATIEGLSHKEMTELSCYSIKTIRSKASKGESISTRNGFTYHYDKDPKVLKWVMA from the coding sequence ATGCCAACCCAAGTTGTTCAAGCTCAACCTTCAACAAATGCTTTTTTCGGTTTTATTCAATTCTGGAAAGACGTAAAGGCGGTTGCCCAACCTTACTGGTATCCAAACGAACCAGGAGACAGAGCATTCTCAGACGTGATTCGCTCATGGGGAATGCTCATTCTCCTGATATTATTAATAATTGCACTTGTCGGTGCAAATGTTTTTAATAGCTTTATTAATCGCTATTTGCTCGATATCATCATTGAAGAGAAGGATCTTTCTAAGTTTTCTGATGCTTTACTGGTTTATGGTTCAGTTCTGGTATTGGTAACTCTCTTAGTAGGATTCTCCAAACTAGTGAGAAAAAAAATTGCTCTAGATTGGTATCAATGGCTGAATAATAAGATTTTCTCAAAATATTTAAACAGTCGAGCTTATTACAAAATCAACTTTAAATCTAATATTGATAATCCAGATCAACGTTTATCACAAGAAATCGAACCCATTGCAAGCAATGCTTTAAGTTTTTCAGCTACTCTCCTGGAAAAAATACTGGAGATGACAGCTTTTTTATTAGTTCTTTGGTCAATCTCTCAGTCTGTTGCACTGATTTTAGTTACTTATACGGTCATAGGCAATTTGATTGCTGTCTATTTGACCCAAGAATTAAATAAAATTAATCGAGAAGAACTCGAAGCGAAAGCTGACTACACCTATTGCCTGTCTCATTTTCGTACTCATGCTGAATCAATAGCTTTCTTTCGAGGAGAGAAACAAGAATCAAATATTATTGGCCGCCGATTTAATAATTTGATAAAAAATGCTAAACGCAAAATTGATTGGGAGAGGAACAATGAGATTTTTAATAGAGGTTATAAATCTGTAATTCAAATATTTCCGTATATAGTATTTGGACCTTTAGAGATTAAAGGTGAAATTGAATTTGGAGAAATTAGCCAAGCGTCTATATGTTGCTATTTTTTTGCTAATGCTTTGGGTGATTTAATCAATGAATTTGGGAATTCTGGAAGATTTTCTAGCTATGTTGAACGGTTATCTGAATTTTCAGATGCGTTAGAAGAAGTAACTAAACAACCAGAGAAAGTCAGTAGCATTAAAACGATAGAAGAAAATCATCTCGCTTTTGAGAATGTCACTTTACAAACGCCTAACTATGAACAGGTAATCGTTGAAAATTTATCACTTGATGTTCGACCAGGAGAAGGTTTATTGATTGTTGGGCCTAGTGGTCGAGGTAAAAGTTCTCTGCTAAGAGCGATCGCTGGTTTGTGGAATGCGGGAACAGGCCGTCTAGTGCGACCTCCCCTAGAAGAAGTCTTATTTTTACCCCAACGTCCTTACATCATCTTGGGAACTTTGCGTGAACAGTTACTTTATCCTAATACTAATCGTCAGATGACCGATGCGGAACTCAAAGAAGTATTACAACAAGTTAACCTGCAAAACTTGCTACATCGAGTTGATGACTTCGATACAGAAGTTCCTTGGGAAAATATACTCTCATTGGGAGAACAACAACGCCTAGCTTTCGCACGACTATTAGTTACTCGTCCTAGCTTTACTATATTAGATGAAGCGACCAGTGCTTTGGATTTGAAGAATGAAGGAAGTTTATATCAGCAGTTACAAGAGACGAAAACAACATTCATTAGTGTTGGGCACAGGGAAAGTCTATTTGATTATCATCAATGGGTTTTGGAACTTTCGCAAGATTCAAGTTGGCAACTTGTGACTGTGCAAGATTATCGAAATCAAAAAGCAATCGCCCATAATCCTCCTAAAATTGCTCATATCATAATAGATGATTTTCCTAATAATGAGTCCCAAAGTCAATTAGAAATATTAACAGAAAAAGCTACAATTGAAGGGCTTTCTCATAAAGAAATGACTGAATTAAGTTGCTATTCCATTAAAACTATTAGAAGTAAGGCAAGCAAAGGGGAGTCTATCAGTACTAGGAACGGCTTTACCTATCACTATGATAAAGACCCTAAAGTGTTGAAATGGGTTATGGCGTAG
- a CDS encoding type II CAAX prenyl endopeptidase Rce1 family protein, giving the protein MFLLLVFMAVIAVWQLGLIKPQLLQQESNYAIHIRQNFNQSSFYPFAKIPSANLYKPIGDWVGRLILPTKQQLQDGLDWVWMEVQYAPPTAPSLVGKIVRLEWKKKKDLLAFNRAVMRDVNFTSEVIKSQKQGNIHPFRLNGVRQVGILRSLAGANPDDETIVTLDSSTIIDGNKEKSILQIEREPVLATGRFYGLVKIIKPIKASDKTILFPGAKQYNDYFLVQHYNANSNKFDSPKETIRIPQQIIDKRNFAPSSSQQIEQSPAGEDGWYIYGSPDAKGVFTVVALAPHSLFQIKPRQIITGEELGLNYIQEVNWQNTEKNKGKFNTVLLKPVETQNSPNQSISKWQEGNKAIVLHLFGGIGGRKAEPVGVPYTITGHFAFGVAEVVRDEFTKELRFETKYHQIYAHNPDGIIAGTHTWADYMGNLQRGWLATRPVSDILIKFDPVTQDYDFDGVKFSPLEQFQQQLQVTMARYRVGDGTGGAMVSPATSCVQDASQALYAAILAIKNQVATTPQIQTWVRANPNHPQALRFQQLVELSQSLEQQLAPLGIVRADWNSQAGILAGTGIGKTTKPFQARSIWAGLTTWRTIMPRLAHDDLAAIFLKHGAIMQVLRTNQVGGWQANITPIAPTLLLGQIKIPFTNIAPLSILLNRTLASLAVPTLKDWLVIFVMLIIYSIIALPYGWRFGFLQIQVWSASWIDKCLLILRCLFLPAIVEELFFHVFLLPHPSDITNWLQWALSAIVSLLLFILYHPLSAKTFFKAGVPTFYNHAFLILAAFLGIICTIAYTLTGSLFVIVLIHWVVVVVWLIVFGGIRKLNNNRKN; this is encoded by the coding sequence ATGTTTTTACTCCTAGTGTTTATGGCCGTAATTGCGGTGTGGCAACTTGGGTTAATAAAACCCCAGTTACTACAACAAGAAAGTAATTACGCGATCCATATTCGACAAAATTTTAATCAATCTAGTTTTTATCCCTTTGCAAAAATTCCATCTGCAAACCTTTATAAACCTATTGGCGACTGGGTAGGAAGATTAATTTTACCAACAAAACAGCAATTACAAGATGGTTTAGATTGGGTATGGATGGAAGTACAATATGCACCACCTACAGCACCAAGTTTAGTAGGTAAAATTGTGCGTTTGGAGTGGAAAAAGAAGAAAGATTTGCTCGCTTTTAATCGAGCAGTAATGCGAGATGTTAATTTTACTTCTGAAGTGATTAAAAGTCAAAAACAAGGAAACATTCATCCTTTTCGACTAAATGGAGTTCGCCAGGTAGGGATTTTACGCTCTTTGGCTGGTGCAAATCCTGATGATGAAACAATTGTTACTTTAGATTCAAGTACAATCATTGATGGAAATAAAGAAAAATCTATTTTGCAAATTGAACGCGAACCTGTTTTGGCAACTGGTAGGTTTTATGGGTTGGTAAAAATAATTAAACCGATTAAGGCTAGCGATAAAACTATTTTATTTCCAGGAGCAAAGCAGTATAACGATTATTTTTTAGTCCAGCATTATAATGCTAATTCAAATAAGTTTGATAGTCCTAAAGAAACTATTCGTATTCCCCAACAAATAATAGATAAGCGAAATTTTGCTCCTTCAAGTTCGCAGCAAATCGAACAATCACCTGCGGGTGAGGATGGGTGGTATATTTATGGCTCCCCCGATGCAAAGGGCGTATTTACGGTAGTAGCACTTGCACCTCATTCTCTGTTTCAAATTAAACCCCGACAAATTATTACTGGTGAGGAATTAGGGCTAAATTACATCCAGGAGGTAAATTGGCAAAATACCGAAAAAAATAAAGGTAAATTTAATACTGTATTATTAAAACCTGTAGAAACACAAAATTCACCTAATCAATCTATATCAAAATGGCAAGAAGGCAATAAAGCGATTGTATTACACCTATTTGGTGGAATTGGTGGACGCAAAGCTGAACCAGTTGGAGTACCTTATACTATCACGGGACATTTTGCTTTTGGAGTTGCAGAAGTTGTCCGCGACGAGTTTACTAAAGAATTACGTTTCGAGACTAAATACCACCAAATTTATGCCCATAATCCTGATGGAATTATTGCCGGAACGCATACATGGGCTGATTATATGGGTAACTTACAACGTGGTTGGCTAGCAACACGTCCAGTATCAGATATTCTCATCAAATTCGACCCTGTAACGCAGGATTATGATTTTGATGGTGTTAAATTTTCGCCCTTAGAACAATTCCAGCAACAATTACAGGTAACAATGGCACGTTATCGAGTCGGTGATGGAACTGGTGGCGCAATGGTATCACCTGCTACCTCATGCGTCCAAGACGCAAGCCAAGCGCTTTATGCTGCGATACTGGCAATTAAAAACCAAGTTGCTACAACTCCTCAAATTCAAACTTGGGTACGCGCAAACCCCAATCACCCGCAAGCATTACGCTTTCAGCAGCTAGTTGAATTAAGTCAATCTTTGGAACAACAATTAGCACCCTTGGGTATAGTTCGTGCTGATTGGAACAGTCAAGCAGGTATACTCGCAGGTACGGGCATAGGAAAAACAACGAAACCATTTCAAGCCCGTAGTATTTGGGCTGGTTTGACAACATGGCGAACAATAATGCCTAGACTTGCACACGATGACCTCGCCGCAATATTTTTAAAGCATGGTGCAATTATGCAAGTATTGCGAACTAATCAAGTAGGTGGTTGGCAAGCTAATATTACACCCATTGCACCAACATTACTTTTGGGACAAATTAAGATTCCCTTTACCAATATTGCACCGCTTTCAATTCTTTTAAATCGCACTTTAGCGTCCTTAGCAGTTCCGACACTAAAAGATTGGTTAGTTATTTTTGTAATGTTGATAATTTATAGTATTATTGCTCTACCTTATGGTTGGAGATTTGGGTTTTTACAGATACAAGTTTGGTCTGCAAGTTGGATTGATAAATGCTTGTTAATATTGCGTTGTTTATTTTTACCTGCAATTGTTGAAGAACTCTTTTTTCACGTTTTTTTGCTTCCTCATCCTAGTGATATAACCAATTGGCTCCAATGGGCTTTGTCGGCAATAGTGAGTTTATTATTATTTATCTTGTATCATCCGTTGAGTGCTAAAACATTTTTTAAGGCTGGAGTTCCCACATTTTATAATCATGCTTTTCTTATTTTAGCTGCATTTTTGGGAATTATATGCACTATTGCATATACATTAACAGGATCTCTGTTTGTGATAGTTTTAATTCACTGGGTTGTAGTAGTAGTTTGGTTAATTGTCTTTGGAGGAATCAGAAAATTAAATAATAATCGAAAAAATTAG